The Sediminitomix flava genome window below encodes:
- a CDS encoding glycoside hydrolase family 43 protein: MRPFYIYTLLFLCAFWTGEKACFAQNFNNSLGEDHFQNPIISGFHPDPSICRVGDDYYLVNSSFEWFPGVPIFHSKDLVNWQQIGHVLDRKSQLNMVNTKASAGIWAPTIRYHEGKYYVVVTCKQSKNDCNCGNNFYVTADSPEGPWSDPIWIKNSLGIDPTIFWDDDGKVYYLGSTHEFGRNWEGEDRIYLQELQLETGELLGKPQFLTSGHASNARFTEGPHIYKIKDKYLLLAAEGGTWNDHAITGFLADSITGPYAPIHANPLLTHRHLGKNYPLTTIGHGDLVQTQHGDWWGVMLGVRKLDGNYYLGRESYLTAVEFQGTKPVFNAGIGKVQLKEKRPDLPLFPFTENPIRDDFTAENLGLQWNFLRTPQTDWLIQDTQKARIGLPLRAESVKERANPSLLARRLEHFEFEVKTKMTFSPKKENETAGLIALQNERFHYRFCLVKEGKENFLTIVKAFNAKNRKVYKETEVARVPYAAKEVVLGMKVNGMDIQFYYGKSENELKEIGAVQSANALCSNFSGGFIGAYVGMYASSNGQKSKQTAWFDWFEYAPNKNVVP, translated from the coding sequence ATGAGACCGTTTTATATTTATACACTGCTATTTCTGTGTGCTTTTTGGACAGGTGAAAAGGCTTGTTTCGCACAGAATTTCAATAATAGTTTGGGGGAAGATCACTTCCAAAACCCCATTATTTCGGGCTTTCATCCTGACCCTTCTATTTGTCGGGTTGGGGATGATTACTACTTGGTCAATTCCTCTTTCGAGTGGTTTCCGGGGGTGCCGATTTTTCACAGTAAAGACCTCGTCAATTGGCAACAGATCGGGCATGTTTTAGATCGGAAATCACAGTTGAATATGGTTAATACCAAAGCTTCTGCGGGTATTTGGGCACCAACGATCAGATATCATGAGGGGAAATATTATGTGGTCGTGACCTGCAAGCAAAGTAAAAATGATTGCAATTGCGGTAACAACTTTTATGTGACCGCAGACAGCCCTGAAGGACCTTGGTCTGACCCAATTTGGATCAAGAATTCTTTAGGTATTGACCCTACCATCTTTTGGGATGATGATGGAAAGGTGTATTACTTGGGTTCTACTCACGAATTTGGAAGAAATTGGGAGGGCGAAGATCGAATTTACCTCCAAGAACTTCAATTGGAAACAGGCGAGCTTCTCGGAAAGCCTCAATTCCTTACAAGTGGTCATGCCAGTAATGCTAGATTTACAGAAGGCCCTCACATCTACAAGATAAAGGACAAATACTTGCTATTGGCTGCTGAAGGTGGCACATGGAACGATCATGCAATTACAGGTTTTTTAGCTGATTCTATTACTGGCCCATACGCACCCATTCATGCCAATCCCTTACTTACACACCGACATTTGGGCAAGAACTACCCACTTACGACCATCGGTCATGGCGATTTGGTACAAACACAGCATGGCGATTGGTGGGGGGTTATGCTCGGTGTCCGAAAGTTGGATGGCAATTATTACTTGGGGCGAGAAAGTTACCTCACAGCAGTAGAATTTCAAGGAACAAAACCCGTATTCAATGCAGGAATTGGAAAGGTACAGCTCAAAGAAAAACGACCTGATTTACCCCTTTTTCCATTTACTGAAAACCCAATACGTGATGATTTTACAGCAGAAAATTTAGGTTTACAATGGAACTTCCTTCGTACTCCACAAACTGATTGGCTCATTCAGGATACACAAAAAGCCCGTATCGGTTTACCCCTACGCGCAGAAAGTGTAAAAGAGCGAGCAAATCCATCTCTTTTGGCTAGAAGGCTCGAACATTTTGAGTTTGAAGTAAAGACCAAAATGACTTTTTCTCCAAAGAAAGAAAATGAAACAGCGGGTTTAATTGCGCTGCAAAATGAGCGTTTTCACTACCGTTTTTGCCTCGTGAAAGAAGGAAAAGAAAACTTCCTCACGATCGTAAAAGCATTCAATGCTAAAAATCGTAAAGTCTATAAAGAAACAGAAGTAGCGAGAGTGCCATACGCTGCTAAGGAGGTTGTACTTGGGATGAAAGTAAACGGTATGGACATTCAATTCTATTATGGTAAATCAGAAAATGAGCTGAAAGAAATCGGCGCAGTACAATCGGCAAATGCGCTTTGTTCTAACTTTTCGGGCGGATTTATTGGCGCTTATGTAGGAATGTATGCTAGCTCAAACGGTCAAAAAAGTAAGCAAACGGCTTGGTTTGATTGGTTTGAATATGCTCCTAATAAGAATGTAGTGCCATAA
- a CDS encoding sulfatase family protein — MQNKNYVLLLCFLCMPSVLRAQVQKAPNIVMIIADDHGKEAIGAYGNPVIKTPAIDQLANEGIRFNNAFCTSASCSASRSVILTGKFGHSTGHYGHAHAYHHFSTFDGEKSLPIYLKEAGYQTARIGKYHLAPEAVYKFETVLGGNCRNPVSMAETCEAFIEKTEKPFFLYFCTCDPHRGGGVIESHPYKPDVFGNKKEGYKGVETLSYTTEEVIVPPFLPDTEATRQELAQYYESVSRVDQGVARLISILKKNGKYENTIILYLSDNGVAFPGAKTMLYEAGMELPLIVKMPNQHDKGTQRDQLVSWVDLSPTLYELATGNALEDVQGLSFKKVLEDKNAKGAAQIYAAHNFHEVTMYYPMRVIRNQDYKLIYNIAYPLTYPFASDLWASATWQYVAQNEMENYGQRSIESFLHHPQFELYDLKNDPNETVNLINSPHHQEMLKSMVSQLRNFQERTNDPWLSKWKYE, encoded by the coding sequence ATGCAAAACAAAAATTATGTACTACTCTTGTGCTTCTTATGCATGCCATCCGTATTGAGAGCCCAAGTACAGAAAGCCCCGAATATAGTAATGATTATCGCTGATGATCATGGAAAAGAAGCCATTGGGGCTTATGGTAATCCTGTGATTAAAACGCCAGCGATTGACCAATTAGCCAACGAAGGCATCCGTTTTAATAATGCTTTTTGTACTTCGGCAAGTTGTAGCGCCAGCCGTTCGGTGATTTTAACGGGAAAATTCGGACACAGTACTGGGCATTACGGACATGCACATGCATACCATCATTTTAGTACATTTGATGGAGAGAAAAGTCTGCCCATATACTTGAAGGAAGCAGGCTATCAGACAGCAAGAATCGGGAAATACCATCTTGCGCCAGAAGCTGTTTATAAATTTGAGACCGTTTTAGGTGGCAATTGCCGAAATCCGGTTTCGATGGCAGAAACCTGCGAAGCTTTTATTGAAAAGACAGAGAAACCGTTTTTCCTTTATTTCTGTACCTGCGATCCACACAGAGGTGGAGGCGTCATTGAATCCCATCCTTACAAACCCGATGTTTTTGGAAATAAAAAAGAAGGCTACAAGGGAGTTGAAACGCTTAGTTACACCACAGAAGAAGTAATTGTACCTCCTTTCTTGCCAGATACAGAAGCCACACGTCAAGAATTAGCGCAATATTATGAGTCCGTAAGTCGGGTGGATCAAGGTGTTGCTCGTTTGATTTCTATTTTGAAAAAGAACGGGAAATACGAGAATACCATAATTCTTTACCTTTCAGATAACGGAGTGGCATTCCCAGGAGCAAAAACAATGCTTTATGAAGCAGGAATGGAATTGCCACTTATCGTGAAAATGCCCAATCAACATGATAAAGGAACACAAAGAGATCAGCTTGTAAGTTGGGTTGATCTTAGCCCTACGCTGTATGAATTGGCCACCGGAAATGCATTGGAAGATGTGCAAGGGCTTTCTTTCAAAAAAGTATTGGAAGATAAAAATGCAAAAGGAGCAGCGCAAATCTATGCGGCGCACAACTTTCATGAAGTGACGATGTATTACCCCATGCGTGTCATCCGAAACCAAGATTACAAGCTGATCTACAATATTGCATACCCACTCACTTATCCTTTTGCCTCAGACCTTTGGGCATCGGCGACTTGGCAATATGTAGCGCAAAATGAGATGGAAAATTACGGGCAACGCAGCATCGAAAGCTTTTTACATCATCCACAATTTGAGCTTTATGACCTAAAAAATGACCCGAACGAGACCGTAAACCTGATCAACTCGCCACATCATCAAGAGATGTTGAAATCGATGGTCAGTCAACTCAGAAACTTCCAAGAACGCACCAACGATCCTTGGCTATCTAAATGGAAATATGAATAA
- a CDS encoding DUF5060 domain-containing protein — protein MKKYLVLLLVFVSAMPQMRAQEINGAYQKWHTLSFSFKGPKTEENAQPNPFTSYRLDILFENEDEKVWVPGYFAADGDAANTSASKGHIWRVHFTPNKIGKWTYKVRFLKGENVAVSDAPELFESAGFMDGITGEFEISASDKAADDLRAKGRLQYNGTRYLRFAETGEVFLKTGADAPENLLAYQDFDGTFHTDGHKDHLVKKWEAHLQDWRTGDPTWQDGKGKALIGAINYLAAQGMNAFSFLTLNIVGDDQNVFPYVDYTDYTRFDVSKLAQWEIIFAHGERKGMFLHFKTQEVENQGLLDKGDTGRERRLYYRELMARFGHHLALNWNLGEENGLWTKRFRTVPQTTAQRIAMADYFAENDPYQHHLVIHNGQYYDDLLGNKSKLTGISLQTHQVDFRQVHPHILHWLKASEEAGRPWVVSCDEPGDAKHSLVPDKDNPTHDVARAAALWGTFMAGGTGVEWYFGYDHEHSDLTCEDWRSRHEMWQQSRYALQFFRKLPVDQMIADDDFVAGKNDYCFYKKGEIYVIYQRKGEAFTVDLPKAKTFNIRWYNPRTGKFVKAQKAVQGGLQEIAAAPELDKDWTILIEDAANTQINF, from the coding sequence ATGAAAAAGTACCTAGTTTTACTTCTTGTTTTCGTTTCCGCAATGCCTCAGATGCGAGCGCAAGAGATTAATGGCGCATATCAAAAGTGGCACACGCTTAGTTTTTCTTTTAAGGGGCCAAAAACCGAAGAAAATGCCCAACCCAATCCATTTACATCTTATCGTTTGGATATACTTTTTGAAAATGAAGATGAAAAAGTTTGGGTTCCTGGATATTTTGCGGCAGACGGAGATGCTGCGAATACTTCAGCAAGCAAAGGTCATATTTGGAGAGTGCATTTTACCCCCAATAAAATAGGTAAATGGACGTATAAAGTCCGTTTTCTGAAAGGTGAAAATGTAGCGGTATCAGATGCTCCTGAATTGTTTGAAAGTGCGGGTTTTATGGATGGAATAACAGGTGAATTTGAAATTTCAGCCTCAGATAAAGCAGCGGATGACTTGAGAGCCAAAGGCCGTTTACAATATAATGGCACTCGTTATCTGCGGTTTGCAGAAACAGGAGAAGTGTTTTTGAAAACAGGGGCAGACGCTCCCGAAAACTTGCTTGCCTACCAAGATTTTGATGGGACTTTTCATACCGATGGACATAAAGATCATTTGGTGAAAAAATGGGAAGCCCACCTACAAGATTGGAGAACGGGTGATCCGACTTGGCAAGACGGAAAAGGGAAAGCCTTGATTGGAGCAATCAATTATTTGGCGGCGCAAGGCATGAATGCTTTTTCATTTTTGACCTTAAATATTGTTGGTGATGACCAAAATGTATTCCCTTATGTAGATTATACAGATTATACCCGTTTTGATGTTTCCAAATTGGCACAGTGGGAAATCATTTTTGCGCATGGCGAACGAAAGGGCATGTTCTTGCACTTCAAAACACAGGAAGTAGAAAATCAAGGGCTTTTGGATAAAGGTGATACAGGACGAGAACGACGTTTGTATTATCGTGAATTGATGGCTCGATTTGGGCATCATTTGGCTTTAAATTGGAATTTGGGAGAAGAAAATGGTTTATGGACAAAAAGGTTTAGAACTGTCCCTCAGACTACAGCACAACGAATAGCCATGGCAGATTATTTTGCTGAAAATGACCCTTACCAACACCATTTAGTGATCCATAACGGTCAGTATTATGATGATCTTTTGGGCAATAAATCAAAATTAACGGGTATTTCGCTACAAACCCATCAAGTTGATTTCAGACAAGTTCATCCACATATTTTGCATTGGCTCAAAGCCTCTGAAGAAGCAGGAAGACCTTGGGTGGTCAGTTGTGATGAGCCAGGAGATGCCAAGCATTCGCTCGTTCCAGATAAAGATAATCCTACGCATGATGTGGCTAGAGCGGCAGCACTTTGGGGCACTTTTATGGCAGGAGGTACAGGGGTAGAATGGTATTTTGGCTACGATCATGAACATTCAGATCTTACCTGTGAAGATTGGAGAAGTCGTCATGAAATGTGGCAACAATCCCGTTATGCTTTACAGTTTTTCAGAAAGCTTCCAGTCGATCAGATGATTGCAGACGATGATTTTGTAGCAGGTAAAAATGATTATTGCTTCTACAAAAAGGGAGAAATCTATGTGATTTACCAAAGAAAAGGAGAAGCTTTTACAGTAGATTTACCCAAAGCGAAAACTTTCAACATCCGCTGGTATAACCCAAGAACAGGAAAGTTTGTGAAAGCGCAAAAAGCCGTACAAGGAGGTTTACAAGAAATTGCTGCGGCTCCAGAATTGGACAAAGATTGGACGATACTGATCGAAGATGCCGCAAATACACAAATCAATTTTTAG